In the Chroococcidiopsis sp. SAG 2025 genome, one interval contains:
- a CDS encoding serine/threonine-protein kinase, which produces MLGKLLEGRYQVMQVLSAGGFCQTYLAQDTHISNRPTCVVKHLKPANSSPNALQTLRWLFTGEAQALEKLGCHNQIPRLLDHFEENQEFYLIQEFVQGHTLSAELQPGKPWSESQVFYMLQEVLQILEFIHSHGLIHRDIKPNNLLRRKHDRRLVLIDFGSVKQAWTQVVTLQGQKINTFSIGLPATITIGTPGYMPTEQERGKPRPNSDIYALGMVAIQALTGIHPTQLDTDPDTCEILWRHYRKISPELAQIIDNMVRYGFKDRYQSATEVLAALEPLANRYQPVLHHGFHELHGTQVQIPTVAQDSHSLLGEEETVSYSWGDRPQLQIPNTTGKATAAISAKRSTSLLDLGIGAIALATLLVGIYFASHSPTPAFKPEKYPVSIPLKSN; this is translated from the coding sequence ATGTTAGGCAAGTTACTAGAGGGACGTTACCAAGTCATGCAAGTTCTGAGTGCAGGGGGTTTTTGTCAGACCTACCTCGCTCAAGACACCCATATTTCCAATCGTCCTACCTGCGTAGTCAAGCATCTTAAACCCGCCAATAGCTCTCCCAATGCCCTACAAACGTTGAGATGGTTGTTTACAGGCGAAGCCCAAGCTTTAGAAAAACTAGGATGTCACAATCAAATTCCTCGGCTGCTAGACCACTTTGAGGAAAACCAAGAATTTTATCTCATTCAAGAATTCGTACAAGGGCATACCTTAAGTGCAGAACTACAACCAGGTAAGCCTTGGAGTGAAAGCCAAGTGTTTTACATGTTGCAAGAAGTACTACAAATCTTGGAGTTTATTCACTCGCACGGCTTAATTCATCGCGATATCAAGCCGAATAACTTACTCAGGCGCAAGCACGATCGCCGTCTGGTGCTAATTGATTTTGGCTCGGTCAAACAAGCATGGACGCAAGTTGTAACGCTGCAAGGGCAGAAGATCAATACATTTTCCATTGGCTTACCAGCAACGATTACAATCGGCACTCCTGGCTACATGCCTACAGAACAAGAACGAGGCAAGCCGCGTCCTAACAGCGATATCTACGCTTTGGGGATGGTGGCAATTCAAGCTTTAACAGGCATCCATCCGACTCAGCTAGATACAGATCCAGATACCTGTGAAATTCTGTGGCGACACTATCGTAAAATCAGCCCCGAACTAGCGCAAATTATAGATAACATGGTGCGCTATGGCTTTAAAGATCGCTACCAATCTGCAACGGAAGTCTTAGCAGCCCTAGAACCTCTAGCAAATCGGTATCAACCCGTACTGCATCATGGTTTTCACGAATTACATGGGACTCAGGTTCAAATACCGACAGTAGCGCAGGATTCGCACTCTTTATTGGGCGAAGAAGAGACTGTTTCTTATAGCTGGGGCGATCGCCCGCAATTACAAATACCAAATACAACTGGCAAAGCTACAGCTGCGATTTCAGCCAAAAGATCGACTTCCTTACTCGATTTGGGAATTGGCGCGATCGCTTTAGCGACTTTACTCGTAGGAATCTATTTCGCCTCCCACTCCCCCACACCAGCCTTTAAACCAGAAAAGTATCCTGTATCAATTCCCTTGAAAAGTAACTAG
- a CDS encoding class I SAM-dependent methyltransferase, which translates to MTHATLNYETAPGHEVLAAAGKKYLRPGGRLATEQLFQWANFQPGETVLELAASFGLSAIAIAQRYGVRVVGIEKNPDSVVRARANVAAAGLSDRVEIIEGDIFHLDRLTEKFDYVLAEAILTMQSPPGKAKILAGIRDRLKPGGKFLSHELLAQNREAEIHRALAQAIRVNSTPLSESNWIAACEAAGLTVQQHQTGKMGLLKPQQMLADEGIFTTVRILWNILTRSQIRQRVLTMRQVFQKYRQDLGYIILSAVRS; encoded by the coding sequence ATGACCCACGCTACCCTTAACTACGAAACTGCCCCAGGACATGAAGTTTTAGCAGCAGCAGGCAAAAAATATCTCCGTCCAGGCGGACGTTTGGCGACAGAGCAACTATTTCAATGGGCGAATTTTCAACCTGGGGAAACGGTTTTAGAATTAGCAGCGAGTTTTGGTTTAAGCGCGATCGCAATTGCTCAGCGCTATGGCGTGCGGGTTGTGGGAATTGAGAAAAATCCCGATTCTGTGGTTCGCGCCCGTGCTAATGTTGCCGCAGCAGGTTTGAGCGATCGAGTTGAAATTATTGAAGGCGATATCTTTCATCTCGATCGCTTGACAGAAAAGTTTGATTATGTATTGGCAGAAGCGATCCTGACTATGCAATCTCCGCCAGGAAAAGCGAAAATCTTAGCAGGAATTCGCGATCGACTCAAGCCTGGCGGTAAGTTTTTATCTCACGAACTTTTAGCACAAAATCGAGAAGCAGAGATTCACCGCGCTTTAGCACAAGCGATCCGAGTCAATTCTACGCCTTTATCAGAGTCTAATTGGATTGCAGCTTGTGAAGCGGCTGGATTAACAGTACAGCAACATCAAACCGGAAAAATGGGATTGCTCAAACCGCAGCAAATGCTTGCAGACGAAGGTATTTTCACTACAGTACGCATTTTGTGGAATATACTGACGCGATCGCAAATTCGGCAGCGAGTTTTAACAATGCGCCAAGTTTTCCAAAAGTATCGGCAAGACTTAGGTTACATCATTTTGTCTGCTGTTCGCTCTTAA
- a CDS encoding nitrate reductase associated protein, whose translation MTRFFQFEADFVDSLRCIPMQVRYKLDTCGIKLKLPEWNQFSQEDRQALIDRPCTTPAEIQAYRQWLQDLVFQYTGKSASELPVEDNPDWMNAATVPASIWEKAGEFGVTLSSEQWANLPPIERFVLIKLSRSSHENRNFLPALKEFHLID comes from the coding sequence ATGACACGATTTTTTCAATTTGAAGCTGACTTTGTAGACTCCCTGCGCTGTATTCCCATGCAGGTACGTTACAAGTTGGATACTTGTGGAATTAAACTGAAGTTACCTGAATGGAACCAATTCAGTCAGGAAGATAGACAAGCACTGATCGATCGCCCCTGTACTACGCCAGCAGAAATTCAAGCATATCGTCAGTGGTTGCAAGACTTAGTTTTTCAATATACTGGTAAATCAGCTAGCGAACTACCAGTAGAAGACAACCCCGATTGGATGAATGCAGCAACTGTTCCTGCTAGCATTTGGGAGAAAGCTGGCGAATTTGGCGTGACGCTTAGTTCAGAGCAATGGGCAAATTTACCACCCATAGAAAGATTTGTGTTAATTAAACTCAGCCGTTCGAGCCACGAAAACCGAAATTTTCTACCCGCACTCAAAGAATTTCACCTGATCGATTAG
- a CDS encoding FHA domain-containing protein has protein sequence MSPKSEKLQARIQEIQKFVSTNFERDRKFRTVFQELEKITACLKTEKIKLQIVSTNSIAARSLQIYFERHRLSQFYQVGVSSLPKQIEPVRSAGSATLVLSTSSNEKVYPLSTTETTSIGRNPDSEIAIDSSLYKKVSWNHAQISPCGNLAWEICDRNSTNGTYINGVRLQGCQKLQTGDRITLAASASSAYPEFVFEYSLTTEYPESLVEMLDCDILCLVCDLATLTNAWQGLITIVNAAPIAKRVVIGSIPSLTQVETWLRSQDLSDVFELVVLSLSSFSLQTQTSEINSVAQQELEKFCQSLETFIKGKPEDILAQRLTARIIKELSVIEQVLEREAEAIAQQLQQEEARIQGLAADDVKEQAKKALRKASDDKDKFFKQVKLELNQSKAALLDTYSKKSITYKVEEFIERLKPKVLKKGGFQYIQLRAENPVTANGNVNTDLTYFCSHELKKWADKEWQLVTTTYGEGGLNTIVETVYKTLNFLPSINLDKSLFYSDRRIDIQKSLMNSFIEAPYEGRYQGVSPLTYVLKQIRANMMQFTFLVGFGAMFIGIRVSGGGKQVISSITQPLRENPILFGIVIFLLICLLTYTYQKDTTLQLEAIADKLRKELSNHYQSLSKNLVEKLVLEITTVLETGEKRLKDALEIANDQFTTYIIDIEKNQLLLKSNLEQQKSNSEIWTKKKLNCKS, from the coding sequence ATGTCACCTAAATCTGAAAAGCTACAAGCACGAATTCAGGAAATTCAAAAATTTGTCAGCACTAACTTTGAGCGAGATCGAAAATTTAGAACGGTTTTCCAAGAATTAGAAAAAATTACCGCTTGTCTCAAAACAGAAAAAATAAAATTACAAATCGTCAGCACTAACTCGATCGCAGCGCGCTCGCTGCAAATTTATTTCGAGCGGCATAGATTATCGCAATTTTATCAGGTTGGAGTCAGCTCTTTACCAAAGCAGATCGAACCCGTGCGATCGGCAGGAAGTGCCACACTAGTATTATCGACATCTAGCAACGAAAAAGTATACCCGCTTTCTACTACTGAAACAACTAGTATCGGACGTAATCCTGATAGCGAAATAGCAATCGATTCAAGTTTGTACAAAAAAGTTTCTTGGAATCACGCTCAAATTAGTCCTTGTGGAAATTTAGCTTGGGAAATCTGCGATCGCAACAGCACTAACGGGACTTATATTAATGGAGTTCGATTACAAGGATGCCAAAAATTACAGACAGGCGATCGCATTACTCTCGCCGCATCAGCAAGTTCGGCTTATCCAGAATTTGTGTTTGAGTACAGTTTAACGACTGAATATCCAGAATCTTTAGTAGAAATGCTCGATTGCGATATTCTTTGTTTGGTGTGCGATCTCGCCACACTTACAAACGCTTGGCAGGGATTAATAACGATAGTTAATGCAGCACCGATCGCTAAGCGCGTCGTTATTGGTAGTATCCCGAGTTTAACTCAAGTTGAAACCTGGCTGCGCAGTCAAGATCTAAGTGATGTTTTTGAATTAGTAGTTCTATCTCTCAGTTCGTTCTCTCTCCAAACTCAAACCTCAGAAATTAATTCAGTAGCGCAACAGGAACTAGAAAAATTTTGTCAATCTTTAGAAACATTTATTAAAGGTAAGCCAGAAGATATTTTAGCTCAACGATTGACTGCACGAATTATCAAAGAACTTAGCGTCATCGAGCAAGTTCTCGAGCGCGAAGCTGAGGCGATCGCCCAACAACTTCAGCAAGAAGAAGCGCGAATTCAAGGTTTAGCAGCTGACGATGTAAAAGAGCAGGCGAAGAAAGCTTTACGAAAAGCTAGCGATGACAAGGATAAGTTTTTTAAGCAAGTTAAGCTCGAACTCAATCAATCGAAAGCTGCTTTATTAGATACGTATAGTAAAAAAAGTATTACGTACAAAGTTGAAGAGTTTATCGAGCGACTAAAACCAAAAGTTTTGAAAAAAGGGGGATTTCAATATATTCAACTAAGAGCAGAAAATCCAGTCACTGCGAATGGTAACGTCAACACCGATCTGACATATTTTTGCAGCCATGAATTGAAAAAATGGGCGGATAAAGAATGGCAATTAGTGACTACGACTTATGGTGAAGGTGGATTAAATACCATAGTTGAAACTGTATATAAAACACTCAATTTCTTACCATCGATAAACCTAGATAAATCTCTTTTTTATTCCGATCGACGTATAGATATTCAAAAAAGCTTAATGAATTCGTTCATCGAAGCTCCTTATGAAGGTCGCTATCAAGGAGTTTCTCCATTAACATATGTCCTGAAACAAATCCGAGCCAACATGATGCAATTTACTTTTCTAGTTGGCTTTGGTGCTATGTTTATTGGTATAAGAGTCAGTGGTGGTGGCAAGCAAGTTATTTCCAGTATTACCCAACCTCTAAGAGAGAATCCTATCCTGTTTGGAATTGTTATATTTTTATTAATTTGTTTGCTGACCTACACTTATCAGAAAGATACCACGCTTCAGCTAGAGGCGATCGCCGATAAGTTAAGAAAAGAACTATCCAATCACTATCAGTCTTTGAGTAAAAATTTAGTTGAGAAATTAGTTCTGGAAATCACGACGGTTTTAGAGACAGGAGAGAAGCGGTTGAAAGATGCTTTAGAAATTGCTAACGATCAATTTACTACTTATATTATCGATATTGAAAAAAATCAATTGTTACTTAAAAGTAATTTAGAACAGCAAAAATCCAACTCAGAAATTTGGACAAAGAAAAAGCTGAATTGCAAAAGCTAA
- a CDS encoding FHA domain-containing protein → MEYSAILTLCESSEPAGAREQPRYFLSPNEEIVIGRSPDCQIALDPKRYTTVSRYHAKLRWQKSSEPVWEVCNLSSTNGTYINGKQIGEEWRRLQSGDRITLSWEGAEFLFECQALPATVLVKAPTSAQKPQTEAHASAVIPVAESAVEPEPIVAIPEAPQPEAVEQPAAIAQPEAASAIASTPEPISAVISAVSPVIPALPDTGKSLWELGLNPTILTLTGHSDLVRTVAFSPDGQALASGSADKTIKLWQLNTGQVINTFTGHKSAINAVAFSPDGQVLASGSADKTLKLWNLSTAEEISTLVGHGSAVNSVAFSSDCQMLVSGSADKTVRLWDLGTGAEIHKLEGYKLGVNAVAISPDGQIIASGGADKIVKLWHIDTGEESALPALRTAVNAIAFSPDGKLLAIATEDKLLKLWDLSAAEEVYAICGYAWQVGAIAISPNGQFLASGDRDKAIALWQL, encoded by the coding sequence ATGGAATATTCTGCTATACTTACGCTTTGCGAATCTTCCGAGCCAGCGGGAGCGCGAGAACAACCGCGTTATTTTCTCTCTCCCAATGAAGAAATTGTCATTGGGCGATCGCCTGACTGTCAAATTGCCCTCGATCCTAAGCGTTACACGACAGTTTCGCGCTATCACGCCAAGTTACGCTGGCAAAAAAGTTCCGAGCCTGTTTGGGAAGTTTGCAACCTCAGCTCGACCAACGGCACGTATATTAACGGTAAGCAGATTGGCGAAGAATGGCGGAGGTTACAATCGGGCGATCGCATTACCCTTAGTTGGGAAGGTGCAGAGTTTCTGTTTGAATGCCAAGCTTTGCCTGCTACTGTACTCGTTAAAGCTCCGACGAGCGCCCAAAAGCCGCAGACAGAAGCTCATGCAAGTGCAGTTATTCCTGTAGCAGAATCAGCAGTTGAGCCTGAACCAATAGTTGCTATACCAGAAGCACCACAGCCTGAAGCGGTAGAACAACCTGCGGCGATCGCCCAACCAGAAGCAGCATCAGCAATCGCTTCAACCCCCGAACCTATATCTGCTGTCATTTCTGCTGTAAGTCCTGTTATTCCAGCACTACCCGATACTGGTAAAAGCTTATGGGAGCTTGGTTTAAATCCAACAATTCTGACATTAACCGGACATTCAGATTTGGTACGTACAGTTGCGTTTAGTCCTGACGGTCAAGCTCTTGCTAGCGGTAGCGCTGATAAAACAATCAAATTGTGGCAACTCAATACTGGGCAAGTTATCAATACCTTTACTGGACATAAATCGGCGATTAATGCCGTTGCGTTTAGTCCTGACGGTCAAGTTCTTGCCAGTGGTAGCGCCGATAAGACACTCAAACTCTGGAACCTCAGCACGGCTGAAGAAATCTCTACTCTTGTCGGTCATGGTTCGGCTGTAAATAGCGTTGCGTTTAGCTCTGATTGTCAGATGCTAGTGAGTGGCAGCGCGGATAAAACCGTGAGACTATGGGATCTCGGTACGGGTGCAGAAATCCACAAACTGGAAGGATACAAATTAGGCGTGAATGCGGTGGCTATTAGCCCTGACGGTCAAATTATCGCTAGTGGCGGTGCAGATAAGATTGTTAAACTGTGGCATATCGATACGGGTGAAGAATCTGCTTTGCCAGCTTTGCGAACTGCGGTAAATGCGATCGCCTTTAGTCCTGATGGTAAACTACTGGCGATCGCGACTGAAGATAAATTACTCAAACTGTGGGATCTGAGTGCAGCAGAAGAAGTGTACGCTATCTGCGGCTATGCATGGCAAGTTGGGGCGATCGCGATTAGTCCGAACGGGCAATTCCTCGCTAGTGGCGATCGCGACAAGGCGATCGCGCTGTGGCAGTTATAG
- a CDS encoding cupin domain-containing protein, which translates to MSTTLLPLRSSSTQLRTNIEYPQAGVLSKVLIKDSCCQYTLFCLAADTEISEHTSTRNATVNVLEGKGILTLEGQDIVLEPGVFIFMPANAPHALKAEENLAFLLTLSEKDE; encoded by the coding sequence ATGAGTACCACCCTATTACCCTTACGATCTTCATCCACGCAGTTACGGACAAATATTGAATATCCTCAAGCTGGGGTATTGAGTAAAGTACTGATTAAAGATAGTTGCTGTCAATACACTCTGTTTTGTCTCGCGGCTGACACTGAAATTTCCGAACATACATCTACTCGCAACGCTACCGTCAACGTGTTGGAGGGCAAGGGAATTCTCACCCTAGAAGGACAAGACATTGTTCTAGAACCAGGAGTATTCATCTTCATGCCTGCAAATGCTCCCCACGCTTTAAAAGCCGAGGAAAACTTAGCTTTTTTACTAACCTTGTCAGAGAAAGATGAGTAG
- a CDS encoding response regulator: MKIQTGSKELVLIVDDDALFRATIEDSLKIHNYKTLTASDGIEAISLYAQNGAEISVVLLDLMMASLDGATTIRVLKVMNPQVQIVAMSGLSFYEIGHFLDKTSICGFLHKPFTAKELLQALQAIRSPKIR, translated from the coding sequence ATGAAAATACAAACTGGTAGTAAAGAATTAGTTTTAATTGTTGACGATGATGCTTTGTTCCGAGCTACTATTGAAGATTCGCTAAAAATTCATAACTATAAAACTTTGACAGCTAGTGATGGGATTGAAGCGATCTCACTTTACGCCCAAAACGGAGCTGAAATTAGCGTAGTTCTCCTCGATTTGATGATGGCATCATTAGATGGTGCAACAACAATCCGAGTTTTAAAAGTTATGAATCCTCAAGTTCAAATCGTGGCTATGAGCGGATTGTCTTTCTACGAAATCGGTCATTTTCTCGATAAAACAAGTATTTGTGGATTTTTACACAAACCCTTTACTGCCAAAGAACTCTTACAAGCATTACAAGCTATTCGCAGTCCCAAGATAAGATAG
- a CDS encoding GTP-binding protein: MQSAVGSDQSPAMDAPKQGLPVTIITGFLGSGKTTLLNHILTNQQGLKTAVLVNEFGEIGIDNELIVTTGEDMVELSNGCICCTINNDLVEAVYKVLERPEKVDYLVVETTGVADPLPVALTFLGTELRDMTRLDSIITVVDAANYSLDLFNSQAAYSQIAYGDVIILNKADLVEEADLDLLEVKIRDIKDGARILRTTRSQVPLPLILSVGLFESDKYFDTPAGHDHHDYHDHHDHHDYHDHHDHSDCDHDHDHHDHHDHHHHHSDHLENDGFTSISFQSDKPLAIRKFQYFLDNQLPENIFRAKGIMWFEESPKRHIFHLCGKRFTLEDEEWNGKPQKNQLVLIGQNLDREALLQQLQNCICLPSTSRGKGFGKG, translated from the coding sequence ATGCAATCAGCAGTAGGTTCTGACCAATCTCCCGCAATGGATGCACCGAAACAGGGGCTACCAGTCACCATCATTACAGGCTTTCTTGGTAGCGGTAAAACAACTCTGCTCAATCACATCCTGACTAACCAGCAAGGTCTCAAAACAGCCGTTTTAGTGAATGAATTCGGCGAAATTGGGATTGATAATGAGTTGATCGTCACCACTGGCGAAGACATGGTGGAGTTGAGTAACGGTTGTATCTGCTGCACGATTAATAACGATTTGGTAGAAGCCGTTTACAAAGTATTGGAACGTCCAGAGAAGGTTGATTATCTTGTCGTGGAAACAACAGGAGTCGCCGATCCTCTCCCTGTGGCGCTGACTTTTCTAGGCACGGAGTTACGCGACATGACACGCCTAGATTCAATCATCACGGTCGTAGATGCGGCAAATTACAGTTTGGATCTGTTTAACTCTCAAGCAGCTTACAGTCAAATTGCCTATGGGGATGTCATCATTCTTAACAAGGCAGATTTAGTCGAGGAAGCAGATCTCGATCTTTTAGAAGTCAAGATTCGGGATATTAAAGATGGAGCAAGAATTTTGCGGACAACGCGATCGCAAGTTCCTCTCCCATTGATTCTTAGCGTCGGTCTGTTTGAGTCAGATAAGTATTTCGATACTCCCGCCGGTCACGACCATCACGACTATCACGACCATCACGACCATCACGACTATCACGACCATCACGACCATTCAGACTGCGACCACGACCACGACCATCACGACCATCACGACCATCACCATCATCACTCCGATCACTTAGAGAATGATGGTTTTACCTCAATATCTTTCCAAAGCGATAAGCCACTGGCAATTAGAAAGTTTCAGTATTTTCTAGACAACCAACTTCCTGAAAATATCTTCCGCGCCAAAGGGATTATGTGGTTTGAGGAAAGTCCAAAACGTCATATTTTTCACCTCTGCGGTAAGCGCTTTACCCTTGAAGACGAGGAATGGAACGGCAAACCCCAAAAGAATCAACTGGTACTGATCGGACAAAATTTAGATCGAGAGGCTTTGCTTCAACAACTACAAAACTGCATTTGTCTGCCTTCTACCAGTCGTGGTAAAGGGTTTGGTAAAGGATGA
- a CDS encoding serine/threonine-protein kinase, translated as MLGQLLDGRYRVLKVLGAGGFSQTYIAEDTRRPGNPCCVVKHLKPANSNTNFLIAARRLFDKEAKILEKLGIHDQIPRLLAYFEQDQEFYLVQELIEGHLLSAELFGGRRWQEDRTIHMLLDVLGILNFVHQQGAIHRDVKPNNIIRRQQDNKLVLVDFGIVKEINVQLLTAQSQVSASIAVGTVGYMPPEQARGRPQFNSDIYALGVIAIQALTGLTTQDLRENFQGEIDWQGQAQVSDRLAAIINKMVRYDFRERYQSASEVIEALRSPSSIQAGYATTELDQRPRYSPTQQASQYAVLPATAPSTQFSAQSIPSTPVSFTQPATNQNVTTNSPSTQPSKRSGGLAKFAAKLKSPLGMTMGAAAVVSVAAAFGLVVMNKESIKSGLAQVEVLKKTKQYEECIKHGATINIPSSNTIKDKQAQTNLTKSVNECRIAQAKALAEEFKIAEALAVVSTVPAEQPLFEEAQLLTSQWSKIIFQEAKDAYERDGDFEKAILLTRAIPTKSSIFKDVRQTVATWERESKTNQDYLKLAEQALSQSRWQDAVNTAKKIPSSTLFWNTKRNEIVEQANSRLAQKPNPTSPSSAAAKPAQVLPQQPQPVIKAVNSPIQQKIPGSSKAAKSTPEASIPELKQTSTFVEPPASDPCPNGDPAFGCVDDNNSATEEAPNSAIEQEPNGNSTSEDNSPGW; from the coding sequence ATGCTAGGTCAATTATTAGATGGGCGTTATCGAGTCCTGAAAGTCTTGGGTGCAGGTGGATTTAGCCAAACTTACATCGCTGAAGATACCCGTCGTCCCGGTAATCCTTGCTGTGTAGTCAAACATTTGAAGCCAGCAAATAGCAATACCAACTTTTTAATAGCAGCTAGACGATTATTTGATAAAGAAGCCAAAATTTTAGAAAAACTAGGAATTCACGACCAAATTCCCAGATTGCTAGCCTATTTCGAGCAAGACCAAGAATTTTATTTGGTGCAAGAGTTAATCGAAGGACATTTGCTGAGTGCAGAATTGTTCGGTGGTCGTCGTTGGCAAGAAGATCGAACGATCCATATGCTCTTAGACGTATTAGGGATTCTTAACTTTGTGCATCAGCAGGGAGCAATCCATCGCGATGTCAAACCAAATAATATAATTCGTCGCCAACAAGATAATAAATTAGTCCTCGTAGATTTTGGTATTGTTAAAGAGATTAACGTCCAATTGCTGACAGCTCAAAGCCAAGTTAGCGCCTCGATCGCCGTGGGTACTGTCGGATATATGCCACCGGAACAAGCGCGAGGTAGACCGCAATTCAATAGCGATATCTACGCGCTAGGAGTCATTGCGATTCAGGCACTCACCGGACTCACGACGCAAGATTTAAGAGAAAATTTTCAGGGAGAAATTGACTGGCAAGGTCAAGCACAAGTTAGCGATCGCCTCGCAGCAATTATCAATAAAATGGTACGCTACGACTTTAGAGAGCGCTATCAGTCGGCATCTGAAGTTATAGAGGCATTGCGATCGCCATCGTCAATCCAAGCTGGTTATGCAACCACAGAGTTAGACCAACGCCCTAGATACTCGCCAACGCAACAAGCAAGTCAATACGCCGTCTTACCAGCGACAGCTCCCAGCACTCAATTTTCCGCGCAATCAATTCCTAGTACTCCAGTTAGCTTCACTCAGCCAGCGACGAACCAAAACGTCACGACAAATTCACCCAGCACTCAACCTAGCAAGCGATCGGGTGGTTTAGCTAAGTTTGCAGCTAAACTCAAATCTCCTTTGGGAATGACTATGGGTGCTGCTGCTGTCGTTAGTGTCGCGGCTGCTTTCGGACTGGTCGTGATGAATAAAGAAAGCATCAAATCTGGCTTGGCACAAGTTGAAGTGTTGAAAAAAACAAAACAATACGAAGAATGCATCAAGCACGGCGCAACCATCAACATTCCTAGCAGCAATACCATTAAAGATAAACAAGCACAAACAAATTTAACGAAATCGGTTAATGAGTGTCGCATCGCTCAAGCTAAAGCTTTAGCAGAGGAATTCAAAATTGCTGAGGCGCTAGCAGTCGTGTCTACAGTGCCAGCCGAGCAGCCTTTGTTTGAAGAAGCTCAACTACTCACTAGTCAGTGGTCTAAGATAATCTTTCAAGAAGCGAAAGACGCTTATGAAAGAGATGGTGATTTTGAAAAAGCTATTTTATTAACCAGAGCAATTCCTACAAAAAGCTCTATTTTTAAAGACGTAAGACAAACAGTCGCCACTTGGGAAAGAGAATCAAAAACGAATCAAGACTACTTAAAACTAGCAGAACAAGCACTCAGCCAAAGTCGATGGCAGGATGCAGTTAACACAGCTAAAAAAATTCCATCTAGCACGCTATTTTGGAATACAAAACGTAACGAAATTGTCGAGCAAGCTAATTCTCGACTGGCGCAAAAACCAAATCCAACCAGTCCATCTTCCGCTGCTGCTAAACCAGCTCAAGTCCTGCCACAACAGCCACAGCCAGTTATCAAAGCTGTAAATTCTCCTATACAGCAGAAGATTCCAGGATCTAGTAAAGCCGCTAAATCGACTCCTGAAGCATCAATACCAGAGTTAAAACAAACTTCTACATTTGTCGAGCCACCTGCTTCAGATCCATGTCCCAACGGCGATCCAGCATTTGGATGCGTGGATGACAATAATAGCGCCACCGAGGAAGCACCTAATAGTGCGATCGAACAGGAACCAAACGGTAACAGTACAAGTGAGGATAATAGTCCAGGTTGGTAG